A window of the Pogona vitticeps strain Pit_001003342236 chromosome 4, PviZW2.1, whole genome shotgun sequence genome harbors these coding sequences:
- the DDX59 gene encoding putative ATP-dependent RNA helicase DDX59, with protein sequence MFVPRSLKVKRNAVDNETYVAKKHKLSPDESSFEKTAEFDVNESDVKDILSPETESLKPAKEYTEPQVSLDSAAGLIQSTSENAIDKVEEPIKSFSKTQRWPQLGEPVCVICGRYGEYICDKTDEDVCSLECKAKHLLQIKEKESSEEPPSSEKADSLSAFLDGAYVYEENAFLLSLRDEQIENLKQQLSIVVQGQEVTRPIVEFEHCGFPDVLSFNLKQAGYEVPTPVQMQLIPVGLQGRDIVATADTGSGKTAAFLLPVIMKALGEAEAPSALILTPTRELAVQIEKQAKELMVGLPNMRTVLLVGGLPLPPQLHRLKQNVKVIIATPGRLLEILRQSAIQLHNIKIVVVDEVDTMLKMGFQQQVLDILETIPKDHQTILVSATMPFGIEQLASQLLQDPVKITIGEKNQPCSSVRQIILWVEEPSKKKKLFEILNDKKLFKPPVLVFVECKLGADLLSDAVHKITGLQTISMHSDKPQTERMAILQGLFQEKYDVVVSTGVLGRGLDLVNVKLVVNFDMPSSMDEYVHQVGRAGRLGHTGTAITFINNNSKKLFWDVVKRVEPTGTILPPQLLNSPYLHDQRRKEQQRNKKSQSGLVTGDNLMDIIRKHDKSTSQK encoded by the exons atgtTTGTTCCAAGATCTCTGAAAGTCAAGAGGAATGCTGTTGACAATGAAACCTATGTAGCTAAGAAACATAAGCTCTCACCAGATGAGTCCTCTTTTGAAAAGACTGCAGAGTTTGATGTTAATGAGTCGGATGTAAAAGACATACTAAGTCCAGAGACTGAGTCATTAAAACCTGCAAAAGAGTACACTGAACCCCAGGTCTCTCTTGATTCAGCTGCAGGCCTGATTCAGTCAACTTCGGAAAATGCCATTGACAAGGTGGAAGAGCCCATAAAATCTTTCAGTAAAACGCAACGCTGGCCACAGCTTGGGGAACCcgtgtgtgtgatttgtggccgtTATGGGGAGTACATCTGTGACAAGACTGATGAGGATGTTTGTAGCTTGGAGTGTAAAGCCAAACACCTTTTACAAATCAAAGAGAAGGAAAGCTCAGAAGAACCACCTAGTAGTGAAAAAGCAGATTCTTTGTCTGCTTTTCTAGATGGTGCTTATGTCTATGAAGAGAATGCCTTTCTGTTAAGCCTCCGGGATGAACAGATTGAAAATTTAAAGCAGCAACTCAGCATTGTTGTCCAAGGCCAAGAAGTCACAAGACCAATTGTAGAGTTTGAACACTGTGGCTTCCCTGATGTTTTAAGCTTCAATTTAAAACAGGCAGGCTATGAAGTCCCAACGCCCGTCCAGATGCAGCTGATTCCAGTTGGATTGCAAGGCAGAGATATTGTGGCCACGGCTGACACAGGGTCAGGAAAAACCGCAGCCTTCTTGCTTCCAGTTATAATGAAAGCCCTGGGAGAG gcgGAAGCTCCGTCTGCTCTTATTCTGACACCAACAAGAGAACTAGCTGTACAGATAGAGAAACAGGCCAAAGAGCTCATGGTTGGTCTACCAAACATGAGAACGGTTCTCCTAGTTGGAGGATTGCCATTGCCACCTCAGCTTCATCGTCTGAAACAAAATGTTAAG GTTATAATAGCAACACCTGGAAGACTTCTTGAAATTCTAAGGCAAAGTGCCATTCAGCTCCATAACATCAAAATAGTTGTAGTGGATGAA GTTGACACTATGTTGAAGATGGGTTTCCAGCAACAGGTGTTAGATATTTTGGAAACAATCCCTAAAGACCACCAGACCATCTTGGTTTCAGCCACAATGCCTTTTGGCATTGAACAGCTGGCAAGTCAGCTCCTGCAAGATCCTGTGAAAATAACCATCGGAGAGAAGAACCAGCCGTGCTCCAGTGTCCGGCAGATTATTTTGTGGGTAGAGGAgccttctaaaaagaaaaagctttttGAAATATTAAAT GATAAGAAACTTTTCAAGCCTCCAGTCCTGGTGTTTGTAGAATGCAAGCTGGGTGCGGATCTTCTGAGTGATGCTGTTCATAAAATCACAGGCTTACAAACAATATCAATGCACTCTGATAAGCCACAGACAGAAAGGATGGCGATATTACAG GGATTGTTTCAAGAAAAGTATGATGTTGTAGTAAGCACTGGAGTTCTTGGACGTGGACTCGACCTTGTCAATGTTAAGCTTGTGGTAAATTTTGACATGCCATCTAGCATGGATGAATACGTACATCAG gTGGGACGAGCAGGTCGGCTGGGTCACACTGGAACAGCAATTACGTTTATTAATAACAACAGCAAGAAACTTTTCTGGGATGTTGTGAAACGAGTTGAACCAACTGGCACTATTCTCCCACCCCAGTTGTTAAACTCTCCATACCTACATGAtcagagaagaaaagaacagcagagaaataaaaaatcTCAGAGTGGTCTTGTGACAGGTGATAATCTTATGGACATTATTAGAAAACATGACAAAAGCACTTCTCAAAAGTAA